A stretch of DNA from Sugiyamaella lignohabitans strain CBS 10342 chromosome B, complete sequence:
AGAGTTCAAGTCACCCGTCTGATTCGCatttctgctgttgcttcGATCAGAGCTCCGAGTGGCTCTTCTGGAACGCCTCCGTTCAACAGCCACATCGTGATGATTACCATTCAATAAGATACCACTGACTTTCTCATTCTGACtgccttcttcatcatcagtgTCAGAGATAGCGCAAGACGAAGCTCTAGATTTCGTTCTACGAATCCCAGTTCCGCTGCTACTAGAGTAGGCTCTTGATCGATCAGGGAAAGATTTCTGGGCAGCAGTAGCCGAGGCAACATCAATGGAAGCACTCAAGGGTAAGTGGTCCTGAATTCTGGTATGGTTGTTGGAAGCATTTGATTCAACCGAACGATTGGTGGCAACTCGACGAAGCTCATTGAAGGAACTTCTCATGGGCAGGGAACCATAATTTCTGTGGTCGTTCAGGTTGTCGACATAGGAATCCGAATCTCTCTCCAAATTAGGCGCATGATACTCATCAcattcgtcgtcatcatgGATCTCAGGGTTCGTAGAATGATAGTCATGATGATTATGGCTCTGACTGTGATTAGAGTACTGGTTAAGGTGATCCGAAGAGGATGAATCGGGTGATCTGGATCGGGAATCCATTGTGAATTCAAATCAATGTGGGATACTACTAAAGCGAACTGTAGCAGATATTATCTTATGGATTAAAAACAGATCTTCATAGAACAAACTATGAAAATGTGTCGGGTCCAACTGGCCTCTTTACTCGATTAACTCGAGTTAAAGAACCCTGAGTCTATTGTTGTGTTCAagaatatttatatgatTTCACCAACGGAAACCAATCTCTTCTGCTATAAATAACCTCAACCAAGCCAAATTATGGTGGTTGCTTTGAATCGACCTGCACGATCAAAGAGCCCGAGCTAGGCTTGTGAAGATAAAACTTGTTGATGCCTGCCAGATTTGCGGAGCCCTCCGTGATAACTCGGGGCTTGAAAAATTAGGGAGAAAACAGAAATTTAGTAATTAAATCTTTCTTCGAATACGAGAAAGAGATCTAGTAGTCGTTTGTATGTATAACAAATTAGTGACAAATTTTAGTGGATAGAAATGCCCCAGGAGTCTTAtcaaaaattgaaatgTCGAAGACGTCTCTTGTCTGACAAATAAACTTTTAAACTTTGAGATTTCTCCGTTGTTTCTTAAAACTTGTTGTTAGCGTAGGTAGTGATGCAAAAAGATAAATTCCAAGTAAAAAACCGTTTCCCTGGATGTTGAAAGAGGATAGGAAACACTcgaaaaaaattttttttatagaTCACAAGGTATTTTAATCAATGGTACACCATTGTGCAGCCAGGAAAGCACATGTGTTATATATGTAGAATTTTATCGCGCGGCTATACAacgaaaagaaaaagagaaaatttaaaaaataaaagaaactTCCAAATGCAGAACCCGGCAACGCATCTCAAAAGCTTGACTAAGTCCAAAAAGCACTCAAAAGCTGCATGTGCGCAGGGTATCGCCAATCACTCACCGTGgatcaacaacaatcatTGAGTATAGTTGCGAGACTAGAACTGAGTGGGGTTCTCCGATTAGGTACGAAATCTGAAGCGAATATTGGACTAGTTGGATCAGATGTGATGTGAGTGATTATATTTCTTCGCGTCCAGTCGATCAATATAATACCGCACCATATCTGATATTAAAGACTGTTGCCTGTACACGCGGTAGACTCGAGCCGGAagctcgagtcgttaaATCTGTGAGAGTAATACATTAGAAGCCTCTCTATATGAAAGTATATAAAAGTGAGTTGATCTATATGGGATGGCAGAAGTACCAGTGGGTTCTCTTAGTTTTGATTTGGTTCCATGCAGTCGTTCACACCACTTGACCGGGTATACGATACGAAAGTAAGAAATATTTCGATATCATTCCAAGAATAGGCATCGGAGGCCGAACTTGGATCTCCTATTCAAAGAAGGGGTAGGTAgcatatattattttaaatACTGCGGTAATTCTAGATACTAGAAAGGAAGCGCGGCTGCGTGGGGGCTACATCAGATCTATGAAGAGCGCAACAAAAATTGTTATCTTACTAGACTCCAAGTAATGGCCCATAGGCAAGTACCAATAATGCATTGAGATAGTACTTAATCAGGTCTATCGGGATTTGTCATGgtgaaagaagaaggttcAGTTCTTACTTATCGCAGCCAAGAGACAGGAATATGGTGATCTACGGATAAATGTCTTATTTTGAATATAAAATACGAaccctgaaaaatattggaTCTGGCTTCGGTAATAGAATGATTTGATCCAGGGTTCAAAGTTaacttgaaaataaaaaaacaaaactaGATAGAACATTTGCTCAGAAACACAAATACTGATAGAATGTCGGTCAGCCAAACTCTTTCAGAATTGCTTGTACTGGAGGGTATATCAGAGACAGAGCATGGGGTTACAAAATTAGCTTCAGGAATTGTCAACGGCGAACTAACTCATGTATTGAATCAGATTATTACTAAGAAGAACATATCTTGGGGCTCTACTACTGGTATAGAGTATGTGGAAGAAACAAAGCAGAAAGTTAGAGACAGTGATCAGAATGAAGAAAGTTATTTGGACTTCCTATTATTAGCTATTTCCGCGCTCCAATTGTATATTCAATCGAATGTAACAGGACCTCCAGTACCTATGGACGATCTCAAGCTTACCATATCCAAGAATGTTTTAGAAAGTGTTGACGacaaaaatacaaaagGCTTCTTCAAGTCTTGTGTGGCAAGCCTGGCTTCAGATGGTGAGCCCGCATTTGCGTTGATGAGCTACCCACACCTGCTGTTGTTATCACTAGCTCTGCTATCAGAGCTGAAGGATTcaaagtataaatattggGCTTTCTCAAGTTGGTGGTACTCCCGTGCACTTCTAATTCACCAATCAGTCATTGATTATCCAACTGCCAGTATACATGATGCTGTCAATGCCGGTCTCAATAAAGATACTCTTCGTGAAATTTTGGAAATGTTAAAAACAGATGGCATGAACCTAGATGACGAAGCATCAAATAGCTTAGTAAGAAGTTTGCAGGTTCGGTTTTACGTAGAACTTGCTCGCGCTCAGATTGTTTATGGACATGAGTCGGTGGCCAATGAGTATATTGAAAAGGCCAAGGAAGCATCGAGATTAGAATTCGTCTTAACTGGTGTGAGTGCTCGGCGAACGAAGTTTCAGCAACATGACACATCACAGCTTGTACTTTTAGCTAAGAGTTTTGAAGAAAAGGTCGTGGTTAGTGATAACAGTGACATTGAGAGAGGATTAAACTTGAACTCGGACCTCCTGCTAGAAAGGCCACATTATAAGGGCCTCGATGATGAAACCAAAAGCAATTTACCTCCACAATTACAGTTATTAGATCCCAATAACCAACCTGCTTTAAACGATGTTGATACAGCAATTATCTTGTTACATGTCCGATCAGTTGTTTCAAGCACTCCCCATAAAGACATTCttattcaagaagaatTGCTGGCTACAGTTAACAGAATCATTGAAGCCCCTAAATCATCGGTCAACTGGACATTATTCAGTAGTGCGCTATGGAATCGATCTCTATTGGAGGCTGACTCTGTCAAGACCGTTGAAAGAGGAACCTTACAAATGCAAAGTCTAGTTGAAGAGCTCGGCCAGAGCAACAATACCTATATTCCAAAACGCAGTGATAATAACTCAGAAGACCCTGAAAGTGTAAGTGCAAAAGGGATTGCTCGCAGATTACGATATACGCATCAGCTTGTCCCATTGCCAAAATGGTCTATGGATACTGCTCTGGCTGAAAAGTTTATGTCTCTTGGCGCTCTTAAATCCGCCATTGAAGTTTATGAACGATTACAGCTCTGGGGTGAGGCCGCACTTTGTtatgctgctgttggacAAGAAGATGAAGGCATCAAGATTTTAAAGCAGCATTTAGAAAGGAATCCTGATGATTATAGAGGCGTTTCAATTCTTGGTGACATTACTCTGGACCCCAGTCTTTGGGAAAAGGCTTGGGAAATGGGTAAGTATGCCCCATCGAAAAGATCTTTGGGTCAATTTTATTACAACCCCCCACGATCTACGGGGGTTGAACGCAATCTGGATCTGTCTATCCGCCATCTTCATGACTCTTTGCAAGTCAATCCGTTAAATCTGTCTGCTTGGTTTCTTTATGGATGCGCTGGTTTAGAAACGAGCCAATGGGAGCTCGCTGCCGAAGCATTTACTAGATGTGTGGCTATTGAGGACGACAATCCAAAAAACTGGAGTAATTTAGCAACTGCTTTGTTAAGGCTAGATAAAAAGCAGGAAGCGTTCAATGCTCTTAAACGGGCTTCTAGAACTGCTACCGAAAAACAAGATTGGCGAATTTGGAGCAATTTCATAACTGTTGCCGGTGAACTACGCCAATGGAGTGATGTCCTTCAGGGTGTTAAACAATTGATTCTTTTAAGATCGGAGAAAGAGGGTGAAAAATGCCTTGAAATTGATTTGTTGGAGGATTTAGTTCAAGTCCTAATTGCTGATGAAAGGGTGGTTATGGATGGTGACGCTACTGATTCAAGCCAACTTCAGTCAAGAGCAAACTACTTTTTCCAGAAGAGTTGtattgatttatttattaaaatcATTCCCCCTCTTATTACAGCTGACCCCAGGCTATGGAAACTAATATCAAAGGTTCATATTTGGCTTCGTCAGCCGTGGGCGGCATTAGAAGACTTCGAGAAAGGATTCCGTATCTATACGCATAGTCCTCTCATTGAGTCTGATGAACAGGTTTGGAATGAGGCTGTTGACTTTTGCTCGGATCTTGTAGATGCATACACAAATTTCGGCCCCATGGAGGGCAAATACGGTGAAGGTTCGTTTGTTAGTAAAGATTGGAAGTTCAAGGCTCGTTCCTGCATACGACTTTTGATGGGTAAAGGGAAGAATTTCTGGGAAGACTCTGAAGGATGGCAGCGATTGCAGCAGATTAAAGAGGATCTGTAAATATGGGCTGATTAACGAAGTTATATATTCAATGGGCCGTACTGCATTTTGTCCTTAAATTTATTATctgtatataaatactaCTTTTTACTACTTTTGTCTTTTATCCTTATCCCCGTTGAGGAAAAGGTCGCTCTGCGGATCTTTGGATTTTTTAGAGGCAATATTGTTGTTATCAGAGGCGGTGGAGGTAGAGCTTGCAGGTTTTGCAGGTTTCAACTCATGTTTCTCATAATGCTCGATATTCCATTTAACTTTCTTCCAGACATCTTGAACTTTGGCAGGAACTTTGGGGTTGCTCAAAAGTTTATCGACATGTACATAGAGCTCACGTACAGTCTCCGCAGCACCGGGCGAATACTCCACTCTCAGTCGGAAGAAGATACCGAACGCAATAAGAGAAACGAAAGCCCCACTCCTAATACAAATAAAATCCAGGACTAATCTCAGACCAAGGAAGATATTATTCCATGAAACAATTTTCTCTAGCTTTGCAGCAGACTTGTTGATTTCAGAATCAATTTTTTCCGCATTGGCTGTTCCAGCAATCAGCTTCGTAGAAGCAAAATGACTAGCCTgcaaaagagaaaatacaaaataaGGAATTAGCTTCAGAAGATGACCTCTAGAGATAAGCCATAAGGAGGCCAGCGCACCGTACTGAAAGCTTTCAAGGGGTAGGAGTGCATAGAAAGTTGGAATTTGACCCTTCAGTTTCTGATTCAAACTGATCGCGTATGTAGCGACAATCACAACGAAAGTAGTTCGATAAATAATTTGGGACCATTGTCTATGTCCCTGAAAGGTGACGTAAGCTAGAATCTCAATAAAAGTTCCTACAACTGTGAAAACATGCCCTGCAAACCAGGCATATTGAAGTGGTGCAATCGACTTCGGGTCTCTAGCTGGAGTCTCGGTGTGCTCGACTTGCTTCTCTGCAGTGGATTGCGAGTTATTTGGTCCCTtgctaccagcagcattcGCGGCACCACTACGGGTGGCTGGATTAGTAGTGGAAGATTGTGTGCTTGATGACGACATCTCAATTAAATCTAACCTGGTGTTGGAATCTGTCACAGAATGTCGGATAATTCACTTGCTGCCTTAGTTGTTTCAATAGCAATATCAATCGAGGATTCAGCAGTCGCAATTGCTTctttataatattatagGACAGCTTTTACGATCGATACTTATGTCTCTTGTTTCAAGGAACAGGGAGCTGGATTGATATTCTCGCGAATTAAAGGTCGGTCGTTCAAACTGCCTATAATATGACGTTCTCGATGTACCTGAACAAGATCGCCAGCCAAGTGCCGCCTTGAACTGCAACTATTCATATCACGTGAGCTTTCCGGGTAACAAGCATTTCTAATGAGTCTCAAGTTCTCATCTAACAGTAAACTTAAAGACCAGATTGAGTGAGTGCAAAGGAGTCTCTGATTTGTAGAGAGGTTGACAGCGCGGATTCGATTTGGCAACGCAGAATATATGCTACCCCAAACCGCATGGGGATATCGCAGATGCCATTCCTTGGCCGCAATAGCTTCGTGTCACACTTTTTTTGGGCTACCTATCACGGAGCGTCGGGTAACGATGGCTCCGGGGAGTGCATATTTGAAGGAGGGGCTAGCTGCATTAAGAGGGCTATTTTTTCCGGTGCATAggatgctggtgatttTGGCAATACTAATATCCGACGACGCCAACTTTAACAGCTGCCATAAACGGTTTAACGGTCAATAGGAATCTGGCATAACATGATACAACTGGATGCAACGGGATGTAGGTATCACCGCCATAGATAAAATGATGGTTAGATATATCTTGAAATCATATATTGTTTTTCCATAGTTTATTACAGTGGCTAATAGATCTGTGCGGTCTGGAACCAGGGCTGCTAATAAACCATTttcataaaaaaaaatgactCCTACCCGACACTTGCCGATAAAGTGGGGCCAGTTCATAGATGCGGCAGAAAAGGGATGAATTGAGTGCCCGATATCCGCAGTGGGATCTGATGCCATAGCTGTTGTGTGATCCTGTAAACTTTAAAGTTATTATGGGGTGCATTATACCACCTAACTGCATGAACCAACCCCACCACGGCGGGGCATATGACGGGGAGTATCGCAGCTCGGCGTGGGGCACGACTATCACTAATAAGATATACCAGGGTTTTATCCAGGCTTTATAGTATCGAAATCCATTAAACAGCTTGGCAAATTCATACTTCATTTCGTTTTTAAAACGTTTCCTGGCTCTTGTCTTCTCTGTTATCGTTCAACTTGAATTGTCTCGGTAGGCCGATATATAAATTACATTGGGGTATAATGTTGTTCTCCCCGACAGGATCGGCAAGATCCATTAGATTTAACCCGGCACTATCAGTTAGAAGAAGGAGGGGTGACGATCAATGTGGAGTGTAACTCCTCCTATCCAAAGATGACTTCCACCCCCTATATAATGTGAAGCTTTCCTCTTGAAATCTTTTGGTTTAGTCCACtcaatctttttttttttctttatacGAAATGACTAAGAGTGAATTTATTTCCGATGATTATAAGCCTACGGGCAAGCCATTTGATGACGTTGAGGAGGTCTTGGCCAAGCTTACCGACAAGCAGAAATGTCAACTTTTAGCTGGTAAAGACTTCTGGACTACAAATGCCGTTCCTGAGTTGAATGTCCCATCTATCAGAGTTTCAGACGGTCCTAACGGTATTAGAGGACGGAATTTCTTCAGACCTACCCCAGCCGCTTGTTTCCCATGCGGTACTGCTCTAGGCTCTACTTGGGATACTGAACTCCTCGAAAGAGCTGGCAAACTTATGGCCGTTGAAGCTAAGGCAAAGGGTGCACACGTGATTTTGGGCCCAACTTTAAATATTCAGAGATCTCCTCTTGGTGGAAGAGGTTTCGAATCCttttcagaagattctGTACTTAGTGGTCTTAGTGCAGGTGCCATTTCAAAAGGTATACAATCTGAAGGTATCCAAGCCACACTGAAACATTTCGTTTGTAACGACCAAGAGCATGAGAGAAACTCTGTTAATGTACTGGTTACTGAGCGTGCTCTCCGTGAAATTTATTTGCTACCTTTCCAATTGGCTATTAGAGATGGAGCTCCTGGTGCCATTATGACGGCCTATAACAAGGTGAATGGTATCTCTGCTAGTCAAAACGCTaagcttttgaagaatattCTTCGTGATGAGTGGAAATGGGACGGCCTTGTCATGTCTGATTGGTTTGGTGTTTAttctgttgctgatagTGTCAAGAACGGCCTCGATTTGGAAATGCCCGGTCCATCCAACTGGAGAGGCCGATTATTGGAAGGATCTCTTGTTAGTAAGCAAATTGCTCACCACGAGGTTGACGAGAGAGTTCGTCAAGTTTTGAAATTTGTGCAAAGAGCACATGCTGAGAGCGGTATTCCAGAAGATGCTCCCGAAATCACCAGAGATACCCCTGAAACAAGAAGGCTTTTGAGAGAAATTGCTGCAGACTCAATTGTTGTTCTTAAAAATGAGAATAACGTTCTACCTCTATCCAAAAATAAGAAGACTGCAGTCATTGGCCCCAACGGCAAGATCACTACTTACTGTGGAGGTGGTTCTGCTTCGCTTAAGCCTTATTACACTGTTTCTCCTTTCGAGGGAATTTCTCAGAAGTTGTCAGAAACTCCCTTATATACACTCGGTGTCAATACCTTCAAGGAGCTTCCCCTCATTGGTAAGGACCTTGTTGATCCAAGAGGAAATGTTGGCTTTGAGGCCAAGGTTTACGACGGCCCACGCACAGATAAGGGCCGAAAGCACCTGGACACTTATTACCTTAGTGACAGTCACATTTTTATGCCTGATTATGCCCCAACCAAAGAGTTTAAGGCTTTCTACTTTGATATTGAAGGTTATCTTACTCCTGAGAGTGACGGCACTTACATTTTCGGTGTCACCGTCAGTGGCACTGCCAAGTTATACATTGACGATCAATTGGTTGTTGACAACGAAACGAAACAAACTAAAGGAACgtcatttttcaattgcgGTACCattgaagagaagaacACTATTGAGCTGAAGAAGGGCCAGAAGTACAAGATCAACCTATTCTACGGCAGTTCCCATACATCGACTATTGAGCAAGATGCTGGTCTCAGTTTTGGTGGAGGCATCAGACTGGGTTACATTAAACAGGTCAGCGTTGAAGATGAGATTCGAAAGGCTGTTGAAATCGCTCAATCAGTTGATCAGGTAATCCTCACGCTTGGTCTAAACTCCGATTGGGAGTCTGAGGGTTATGACCGTGATTCCATGGCCTATCCTCCAAATGTTGATGCATTGGTCAAGGCTGTCAGAAAGGTCAATAAGAATATTGTGGTTGTTAATCAATCCGGTACACCCGTCACCTTGGACTTCCATAATGAAGTGCCAGCTATCGTGCAGGCCTGGTATGGTGGTAATGAAACTGGTAACGCTATTGCTGATGTGATCTTCGGTGATGTCAACCCCAGTGGAAAGCTTCCTCTTACTTATCCAGATCGTTTAGAAGACAACCCAGCTTACCTCAGTTTCAGAGCTGAGAATGGTAGAACTTTGTACAGTGAAGATGTTTACGTTGGTTATAAGTACTACGATACTGTTAAGACCAAGCCTCTTTATCCTTTCGGTCATGGTTTGTCTTACACTACCTTTGACTATGGTAAAGCGAAGGCAAAGGTAGTAGGCGACAATGTTATTATCACCATTGATGTCACCAATAGTGGCAATCTTGACGGTAAGGAAACTGTTCAAGCTTATATTTCTCAAGCCAAGCCTTCAATTCGTCGTCCCGTCAAGGAGTTGAAGGGATTTACTAAGCTTTCTATTCCTGCTGGTCAGACCAAACAGGCTGAGATCACTATTCCTATCAAGTATGCTACATCCTACTGGCATGAGATTAGAGATCAATGGATttctgaagctgatgaCTACACCGTTCATATCGGTCAAAGCAGCGAAAGCATTGTTAGCACTACTAATTTCAGCACCGAAAAGACTTTCTTCTGGTCTGGTATTTAAGTTCCAGGAATATAAACCGTTAGATATCTTATCCTGAATagcaaataaatagcatTTTACAttgtattattatatacatGAACTTGAGTTTGACAGGGCCCCTGAAATACGGGTGACAGCGATTGCCTGAAGATAAATGCAAATTTCGGGGCTAATCTATTCATAACCATTTAGTCAACATTAGGTTcatattaaataaatagcatCATACAAATACATAACTATATTTTCTAGgctatctttttttgttgatctTTGCTCTTACAAACATCATCCAgtatcttcgtcaataaGAGCGCTGGTTGTTTAAGATCAGGAGATTCATCCTCCCAATACTTCAATGATGTAATAAAAAACCCTACGATTTCTCGAAGCTCCTCAACCGAACGTTCAATAATCCCACCTTTGGCGGCAGCTAAAAGAATCAAAGCAAAAGTATAATTACCTCTGCAGTGGTACCATGTTCCATGGTGTCTATGTGCATTGGGCACTTTTACGCACTTTAAAtcacaataataaaaatactTGTCGACATACCGCTTGACCTCGGGATGGCTTGTAGGACAATGGATAGCGTAATATACAATTGGGCGATAAAGATATTCATACATTTCCAGGAATCTCGAGGAtaagaaaacaagaatctCACTCCTcggttcttcttcaaaattAAATTTAATTTTGGGTGCTAAATTCGCATAACACTCAGCAATCTGCATTTCCCAGCGTTCCACGATTTTCAATAACACTTCCAGTGGCGTCTTGAGCCATTCGGAGAAGTCGCATTTGTAAAGAGAGTTAATCAGCTCGTTGCTAACTCTACGCAGGAGAATTTCCGTTAAATAATGATACCAGCTTTGCTCTTGAACGTCCTTGAAAATTACATCGTCTTCATTTGGAAATGCACCATCCGTTGAAGAGAAATCCTCAGGCGGTGCAGGAAAAGGCACTGGATAAGTTACATTTGCTATTCCGGAAAGGGGTCGAGGCAATTCAACAATAAGTTCAATTTCAGACTTCAAGCAAGTCCAAAACAAGCGTTGCTCCAAAGATTGTCTTGCCTTGTCTTGAATTGgatcatcgtcatcacgAGAATCATACTCGTCGATAACGGGGCTTCCAGCAGTTCCAATACTACTAACACTTCCAGGTCCACCCGCACCAGCACTACCATTGCTATCacttctggttctgctgcGTGAAATGCTATTCACAGTGTTCAAATTCGAAGGAGAGTttactaataaataagtcTTGCAAATGAGACAAGCTTCATGAAAATCTTCCCATGCAAGATCAGGCTCCAGATTATACATGTGGAATTGTCCagacaaaaagaaacatTGTGCCAAGTCCAGTGAAAAGCGGTTGATCAGA
This window harbors:
- the EMW1 gene encoding Emw1p (Essential conserved protein with a role in cell wall integrity; contains six TPR (tetratricopeptide repeat) domains clustered in the C-terminal region; conditional mutant is suppressed by overexpression of GFA1; protein abundance increases in response to DNA replication stress; GO_component: GO:0005737 - cytoplasm [Evidence IEA,IEA]; GO_component: GO:0005737 - cytoplasm [Evidence IDA] [PMID 14562095]; GO_component: GO:0005737 - cytoplasm [Evidence IDA] [PMID 14690591]; GO_component: GO:0005737 - cytoplasm [Evidence IDA] [PMID 21273246]; GO_component: GO:0005634 - nucleus [Evidence IEA,IEA]; GO_component: GO:0005634 - nucleus [Evidence IDA] [PMID 14562095]; GO_component: GO:0005634 - nucleus [Evidence IDA] [PMID 14690591]; GO_component: GO:0005634 - nucleus [Evidence IDA] [PMID 21273246]; GO_function: GO:0003674 - molecular_function [Evidence ND]; GO_process: GO:0031505 - fungal-type cell wall organization [Evidence IMP] [PMID 21273246]), whose amino-acid sequence is MSVSQTLSELLVLEGISETEHGVTKLASGIVNGELTHVLNQIITKKNISWGSTTGIEYVEETKQKVRDSDQNEESYLDFLLLAISALQLYIQSNVTGPPVPMDDLKLTISKNVLESVDDKNTKGFFKSCVASLASDGEPAFALMSYPHLLLLSLALLSELKDSKYKYWAFSSWWYSRALLIHQSVIDYPTASIHDAVNAGLNKDTLREILEMLKTDGMNLDDEASNSLVRSLQVRFYVELARAQIVYGHESVANEYIEKAKEASRLEFVLTGVSARRTKFQQHDTSQLVLLAKSFEEKVVVSDNSDIERGLNLNSDLLLERPHYKGLDDETKSNLPPQLQLLDPNNQPALNDVDTAIILLHVRSVVSSTPHKDILIQEELLATVNRIIEAPKSSVNWTLFSSALWNRSLLEADSVKTVERGTLQMQSLVEELGQSNNTYIPKRSDNNSEDPESVSAKGIARRLRYTHQLVPLPKWSMDTALAEKFMSLGALKSAIEVYERLQLWGEAALCYAAVGQEDEGIKILKQHLERNPDDYRGVSILGDITLDPSLWEKAWEMGKYAPSKRSLGQFYYNPPRSTGVERNLDLSIRHLHDSLQVNPLNLSAWFLYGCAGLETSQWELAAEAFTRCVAIEDDNPKNWSNLATALLRLDKKQEAFNALKRASRTATEKQDWRIWSNFITVAGELRQWSDVLQGVKQLILLRSEKEGEKCLEIDLLEDLVQVLIADERVVMDGDATDSSQLQSRANYFFQKSCIDLFIKIIPPLITADPRLWKLISKVHIWLRQPWAALEDFEKGFRIYTHSPLIESDEQVWNEAVDFCSDLVDAYTNFGPMEGKYGEGSFVSKDWKFKARSCIRLLMGKGKNFWEDSEGWQRLQQIKEDL